One region of Candidatus Eisenbacteria bacterium genomic DNA includes:
- a CDS encoding sigma-70 family RNA polymerase sigma factor produces MDRMEERDWIVRCQSGDREAFGPIVEAYRRRAFFTALALVGNREEAYDLSQEAFVRAFHAIARFDPTRDFAPWFFRILRNLCASAHAKRKTRREDSLEEMRAEGRDIPAGDRFSPELLAERNEAAERIWRGLAELDAKHREVVVLKDLQDHSYKEIAEILDIPIGTVMSRLFHARQSLKEKLLGEEARRAV; encoded by the coding sequence ATGGACCGAATGGAAGAGCGGGATTGGATCGTGAGATGCCAAAGCGGCGATCGCGAGGCGTTCGGACCGATCGTGGAAGCCTACCGGCGGCGGGCCTTTTTCACCGCCCTCGCGTTGGTCGGTAACCGCGAGGAGGCCTACGATCTCTCGCAGGAAGCCTTCGTACGGGCTTTTCACGCCATCGCCCGTTTCGATCCTACCCGGGATTTCGCGCCCTGGTTTTTCCGCATTCTGCGCAACCTCTGCGCTTCCGCCCACGCGAAACGGAAAACGCGCCGGGAGGATTCGCTGGAGGAGATGCGCGCGGAAGGCCGGGACATACCGGCCGGCGACCGATTCTCGCCGGAACTGCTCGCCGAGCGGAACGAGGCGGCGGAGCGGATCTGGAGGGGGCTCGCGGAACTCGACGCCAAGCACCGGGAGGTGGTGGTGCTCAAGGATCTCCAGGATCACAGCTATAAGGAGATCGCCGAGATCCTGGATATTCCGATCGGAACGGTCATGTCCCGGCTCTTCCATGCTCGGCAGAGTTTGAAGGAAAAGTTGCTCGGGGAGGAGGCCCGTCGTGCGGTGTGA
- a CDS encoding zf-HC2 domain-containing protein, with amino-acid sequence MRCEDFPLLSMAYLDGEMSPEDRLEFEKHLEECGVCRTELEKLRRVKEVTARMRLADLEERDWEAYWTGVYNRLERGAGWIFFSAGAIVVLAFAACSLLRDFFFSPEEPLLLRCGVGFLVLGLLILLVSVGRQRLHAWKRDPYRRVKT; translated from the coding sequence GTGCGGTGTGAGGATTTCCCGCTGCTTTCCATGGCCTATCTGGACGGAGAGATGTCCCCGGAGGATCGTCTCGAGTTCGAAAAGCACCTGGAAGAGTGCGGTGTCTGCCGGACGGAACTCGAGAAACTCCGCCGGGTGAAGGAGGTGACGGCGAGAATGAGGCTGGCCGATTTGGAGGAACGAGACTGGGAGGCGTACTGGACGGGGGTCTATAATCGTCTGGAGCGCGGCGCCGGTTGGATCTTCTTCTCCGCCGGGGCGATCGTGGTTCTCGCGTTCGCCGCCTGTTCTCTGCTGCGCGACTTCTTTTTTAGTCCGGAAGAGCCGCTCCTCCTGCGCTGCGGCGTCGGATTCCTGGTTCTCGGCCTGCTGATTCTTCTCGTGTCGGTGGGTCGCCAACGGCTCCACGCCTGGAAGCGGGATCCGTACCGGAGGGTGAAAACATGA
- the hflK gene encoding FtsH protease activity modulator HflK: protein MMKRPPAARIVLAAIALLYLGSGLFIVQQDEEAVVLLFGKPWKTRVPSGIHWAPPWPVGKRVVVRTTTSYQMSVGFKIADSVRGLPPAQAETEFLTGDTNILDLEMILQYVIDDPYTFAFGVEDPHFLVRRAAEAVATRILAQKPVDEVLTSERQAFLEAVRLGTQEKLRAYGAGIAVVSATLKRIEAPGEVIEAFQDVQNAKADRERAINEANGYASESLPRARGEAEALLQGAEGDRNARVAWARGNAERIRVMTAEYLRAPQITKERMYLETVDKVLRSVSVYVIDSEEGREPVGVKLFD, encoded by the coding sequence ATGATGAAACGGCCCCCCGCCGCCCGAATCGTCCTCGCCGCGATCGCCCTTCTCTATCTCGGCTCGGGCCTCTTCATCGTCCAGCAGGACGAGGAGGCGGTGGTGCTCCTTTTCGGGAAACCGTGGAAGACGCGGGTTCCTTCGGGAATCCACTGGGCGCCCCCCTGGCCCGTCGGCAAACGGGTCGTGGTCCGCACCACCACGTCCTATCAGATGAGCGTCGGCTTCAAGATCGCGGACTCGGTGCGCGGCCTCCCCCCCGCCCAGGCGGAGACGGAGTTTCTTACCGGCGACACGAACATCCTTGACCTGGAAATGATCCTTCAGTACGTGATCGACGATCCCTATACCTTTGCCTTCGGCGTGGAGGATCCCCACTTCCTGGTCCGGCGCGCCGCGGAGGCGGTCGCGACACGCATTCTTGCCCAAAAGCCGGTGGACGAAGTGCTCACTTCGGAAAGGCAGGCTTTTCTCGAAGCGGTCCGCCTGGGGACGCAGGAGAAACTGCGCGCCTACGGAGCCGGCATCGCCGTGGTCTCCGCCACGCTCAAAAGGATCGAAGCTCCCGGCGAGGTGATCGAGGCGTTTCAGGACGTGCAGAACGCCAAGGCGGACCGGGAAAGGGCGATCAACGAGGCGAACGGCTACGCCAGCGAGAGCCTCCCGCGCGCGCGCGGCGAGGCGGAGGCGCTTCTCCAGGGGGCCGAGGGGGACCGGAACGCCCGGGTCGCCTGGGCGCGCGGCAACGCCGAGAGGATCCGCGTGATGACCGCCGAGTATCTGCGGGCGCCGCAGATCACCAAGGAGCGTATGTATCTGGAAACCGTCGACAAGGTGCTGCGGTCCGTTTCCGTCTATGTGATCGACTCCGAGGAGGGGCGCGAGCCGGTGGGCGTCAAGCTGTTCGACTGA